The following are from one region of the Methanofollis sp. genome:
- a CDS encoding GNAT family protein, with the protein MPESPVFTIRQKEDGAFVGQCALLPVDFSPDAYLVGYQIDETRWRKGYGTEACKFLVYYAFTVLGAFGLNGDCTAGNTGSVRVMEKCNFVREGRQRRYWHARGGYHDRLLFGCLREDLEKGILARLEGRFG; encoded by the coding sequence GTGCCGGAGAGCCCGGTCTTTACCATCAGGCAGAAGGAGGATGGGGCATTTGTGGGGCAGTGCGCCCTCCTCCCTGTGGACTTCAGCCCTGACGCTTACCTGGTCGGGTACCAGATCGACGAGACCCGGTGGAGGAAGGGCTATGGAACGGAGGCCTGCAAGTTTCTGGTCTATTATGCGTTCACCGTCCTCGGGGCCTTCGGGCTGAACGGGGACTGCACCGCGGGGAACACCGGTTCGGTGCGGGTGATGGAGAAGTGCAACTTTGTTAGAGAGGGGCGACAGCGCCGGTACTGGCATGCCCGCGGGGGCTATCACGACCGCCTTCTCTTCGGGTGTTTGAGGGAAGACCTGGAGAAAGGGATTCTTGCAAGGCTCGAAGGGCGGTTCGGATGA
- the upp gene encoding uracil phosphoribosyltransferase, translating into MTVRPVSHPVITHKINMLRDIGTKPKDFRQIVTEVTSLLTYEATRDLTLEKTIINEWQGGQMEVEMFLEEDPSIVPIFRAGIGMQEGFLSIIPNAKISYIGYYRDEETLRPKQYYAKLAENVQNRRNYVLDPMLATGGTTSAVCSLLKKAGVKSIKVLCILAAPEGLAKMERDHPDVEIIPAVIDECLNEKGYIMPGLGDAGDRLFGTR; encoded by the coding sequence ATGACGGTACGGCCTGTGTCGCACCCGGTCATCACCCACAAGATCAACATGCTGCGGGACATCGGGACAAAGCCAAAGGACTTCAGACAGATCGTGACCGAGGTCACCTCTCTGCTGACGTACGAGGCGACCCGCGACCTGACGCTCGAAAAGACCATCATCAACGAGTGGCAGGGTGGACAGATGGAGGTGGAGATGTTCCTGGAGGAGGATCCGTCCATTGTCCCGATCTTCCGTGCCGGCATCGGCATGCAGGAGGGGTTCCTGAGCATCATCCCGAATGCCAAGATCAGTTACATCGGGTATTACCGGGACGAGGAGACCCTCAGGCCGAAACAGTACTATGCAAAACTGGCTGAGAACGTCCAGAACAGGAGGAACTATGTCCTGGACCCGATGCTTGCCACGGGCGGGACCACGTCCGCGGTCTGCTCCCTGTTGAAGAAAGCGGGAGTGAAGAGCATCAAGGTACTCTGCATCCTTGCAGCGCCAGAAGGCCTTGCAAAGATGGAGAGGGACCATCCCGACGTGGAGATCATCCCCGCGGTGATCGACGAGTGCCTGAATGAGAAGGGCTACATCATGCCCGGCCTCGGCGATGCCGGGGACCGCCTCTTCGGCACCAGATAA
- a CDS encoding uracil-xanthine permease family protein, protein MDIERVTTGIKRMFQGVQILFVAFGALVIVPLLTGLDPNVALFTAGIGTLIFQVVTRMKVPIFLASSFAFIPAITYGVATWGIPSTLCGLAAAGLFYVVLSAVIRVFGIGVVNRLFPPIVVGPVICIIGLSLAPVAVGMALGMDGGVQVVPVETALILAGVSLLTTLVIFTFGKGWLKLIPILCGIAVGYALSATLGIINYTKIVEEAWFSIPAFTLPEWNLAAILFIVPVAIAPAIEHFGDILAIGSVTGKNYLEDPGVHRTMLGDGIATFVASFIGGPPNTTYSEVTGAVALTREYNPLIMTAAAVCAIIFAFIGKIGAALHSIPVPVMGGVMILLFGLIASLGINQLVRNRVDLSAQKNIVIVSIILVTGIGGLFIPIGDFKLAGIGLAAIIGVLLNLAIPETQEVKAE, encoded by the coding sequence ATGGACATCGAACGAGTGACTACTGGTATTAAACGAATGTTCCAGGGCGTTCAGATCCTTTTCGTCGCTTTCGGTGCGCTCGTCATCGTCCCCCTCCTCACAGGGCTGGACCCGAATGTCGCACTGTTTACGGCAGGGATCGGAACCCTGATCTTCCAGGTGGTAACGCGGATGAAGGTGCCGATCTTTCTCGCATCTTCTTTTGCATTTATTCCGGCGATCACCTATGGTGTTGCGACATGGGGCATCCCGAGCACCCTCTGCGGCCTTGCCGCGGCAGGTCTGTTCTATGTGGTGTTGAGTGCTGTCATCAGGGTGTTCGGCATAGGGGTGGTCAACAGGCTCTTCCCGCCGATCGTGGTCGGCCCGGTAATCTGCATCATCGGCCTGTCCCTGGCGCCGGTGGCGGTCGGGATGGCGCTCGGCATGGACGGGGGCGTCCAGGTGGTGCCTGTCGAGACGGCCCTCATCCTTGCAGGGGTATCTCTCCTGACGACGCTCGTGATCTTTACCTTCGGGAAGGGATGGCTCAAACTCATCCCGATCCTCTGCGGCATTGCAGTGGGGTACGCCCTCTCGGCCACGCTCGGGATCATCAACTATACGAAGATCGTCGAGGAGGCATGGTTCTCTATCCCGGCATTTACCCTGCCAGAATGGAACCTCGCGGCGATCCTGTTCATCGTCCCGGTCGCCATCGCACCAGCCATCGAGCACTTCGGCGACATTCTCGCCATCGGATCTGTTACCGGGAAGAACTACCTGGAAGATCCCGGCGTGCACAGGACGATGCTCGGGGACGGTATCGCCACCTTTGTGGCGTCCTTCATCGGCGGGCCGCCGAACACGACCTATTCTGAGGTCACGGGTGCGGTGGCGCTGACCAGAGAGTACAACCCGCTCATCATGACCGCGGCAGCCGTCTGCGCGATCATATTTGCATTTATCGGCAAGATCGGCGCCGCACTCCACAGCATCCCCGTCCCCGTGATGGGCGGTGTCATGATCCTGCTCTTCGGCCTGATCGCAAGCCTGGGCATCAACCAGCTGGTGCGGAACAGGGTCGACCTCTCGGCACAGAAGAACATCGTCATCGTCTCCATCATCCTGGTCACCGGTATCGGCGGACTGTTCATCCCGATCGGGGATTTCAAGTTAGCAGGGATCGGCCTTGCGGCGATCATCGGGGTTCTCCTGAACCTGGCGATCCCGGAGACACAGGAGGTGAAGGCGGAATGA
- a CDS encoding head GIN domain-containing protein has protein sequence MDRYGAAMLILSAALIAGCTQFSPCIEGSGNIVSETRTVEPFHSVDLATVGTVYLTQDATASLRIEAEENILPLLRTQVTDGVLTIDHNGQCFRTTQPVIIRLTTDEVRRVSVSGSGSVIGENEIVSENLETGVSGSGAIDLRVNATDLASAIAGSGSTTLQGTATDHTTVVSGSGKVAAFDLETRGSTVTIEGSGTAEVFATEVLDVTVSGSGTVTYRGSPAHITQEVTGSGGLVHAG, from the coding sequence GTGGACAGGTATGGTGCAGCAATGCTTATCCTCTCGGCAGCATTGATCGCGGGGTGTACGCAGTTCTCACCCTGCATCGAGGGGTCTGGAAATATCGTTTCCGAGACGAGAACGGTCGAACCATTCCATAGCGTGGACCTCGCCACAGTCGGGACAGTCTACCTGACACAGGATGCGACGGCCTCTCTGCGGATCGAGGCCGAGGAGAATATCCTCCCCCTCCTGCGGACGCAAGTCACGGACGGCGTGTTAACAATAGACCACAATGGCCAATGTTTCAGGACTACACAGCCGGTCATCATCAGGCTCACGACAGACGAGGTCAGGCGGGTCTCGGTGAGCGGGTCGGGATCTGTCATCGGAGAGAACGAGATCGTGTCAGAGAACCTGGAAACCGGGGTCAGCGGGTCAGGGGCCATCGACCTCCGGGTGAATGCGACCGACCTCGCATCGGCCATTGCCGGTTCGGGGAGCACAACCCTGCAGGGAACAGCGACAGATCATACGACGGTCGTCAGCGGGTCGGGGAAAGTCGCGGCATTCGACCTTGAGACCAGAGGATCGACAGTGACGATAGAGGGATCAGGGACAGCCGAAGTCTTTGCAACCGAGGTGCTGGACGTGACCGTCTCGGGCAGCGGGACAGTCACCTACCGGGGCAGCCCGGCACATATCACCCAGGAGGTCACGGGGTCAGGAGGCCTGGTTCATGCTGGATAG